The Rhodothermus marinus DSM 4252 DNA segment GTAGGCGCGTTCGCTCAATGCCTCGTAGTCCGGAAAAATCTCAACCAGCATTCTCTCTGTGTTGTTGCGTTATAACATTCAGGGTTGAGCCCATGTCGGGAGGCGCCCCACCTCTACTCCCAGCGTGAACGGGAGCAGGAGGAAAGCCAGGGCGGTCAGGAGCACAATGAACAACAGATTCAACCAGAAGCCTGCACGCGCCATCTCTGCCATGGTAATTCGCCCGGTGCTGTACACCACGGCGTTGGGCGGGGTAGCCACGGGCAACATGAACGCACAACTGGCGCCCAGCGTAGCCGGAATCGCCAGCAGCAGGGGATTTTGCCCCAGTCCCACGGCTGCCGAGGCCAGCACCGGTAGAAAAGCGGCGGCTACCGCCGTATTGCTGGTGATTTCGGTCAGAAAGACGATGGTGCCGGTCGCCAGCAGCACGATCAAAAGCGGTGGCCATCCGGCCAGCCCACCCACCTGCTGGCCGATCCAGCGCGCCAGCCCCGTATCGGTGATCGCGTCGGCCATGCTGAGGCCACCGCCAAAGAGCAGCAGGATGCCCCAGGGCAGATGTCGGGCCGACTCCCAGTCGAGCAACCGCCGCCCCTGCCCGGCTGGTAGCAGAAACAGCATCAGCGCCGCCCCTATGGCGATGCCCGCATCCGAAAGCCCCGGCACCCATCGGCTCAGCAGCGGACGCACGATCCACAGCAGCGCCGTTACGGCAAAGACCCAGGCCACGCGGCGCTCGGCCGGCTGCACAGGTCCCAGTGCCGACAGTTCCGCCTGAATCAGTCCTCTGGCTTCGACCCGAAGCCGCCGTCCTTCCGGGAACAGAACAAAGATCAGCAACAGGTAGGTCAGAAACAGACCTATCGCCACGATCGGCAGTCCCAGCGGCAGCCAGGCCGCGAAGCTCAGCTCATAGCCGTACGTTTCGCTCAGAAAACCTGCCAGCAGCGCATTGGGCGGTGTGCCGATGAGCGTACCCATGCCGCCGATGTTACAGCCGTAGGCGATGCTGAGCACCAGCGCCGCTTCGAAGGTGCGAAGGGTCGGTTGAACGGCCCCCCGTTCTTCCAGCAACTCCAGCACCGAGAGCGCAATCGGCAACATCATCAGCGCCGTGGCCGTGTTGCTGACCCAGAGGCTCAGAAACGCCCCGGCCAGCAGAAAGCCCAGCACCAGCCGCGCCGGCCGCGTTCCAATGCGCCGGATGATGTGCAGCGCCAGCCGTCGGTGCAATCGCCAGCGCTGCATGGCCTGTGCCAGGAGGAATCCTCCCATAAACAGAAAGATGATGGGATGGGCATAGGGGGCCGTCGCTTCGCCAATCGAGCGCACGCCCAGCACCGGAAACAGCACAATCGGCAAAAGCGCCGTGGCCGGAATCGGAAGGGCCTCCGTAATCCACCAGACGGCCATCCAGAGACTGACGGCTCCGGCATGCCAGGCCTCCGGGGAAAGCGCCGCCGGTTTCGGCCCCAGCCAGAAACTCAGAAAAAACAGCGGTCCCAGCACCAGTCCCAGACGCTGCCTGCGTGTCATGGTTGTGTCGGGGTATGCTCCAGCCAGTATAACAACCAGGGCACATTATAGGCATGCGTCCAGCCAAAGACCCGCAGGCCGTTGGTGATCTTCCAGATGGCCGGCCGCCCGGTTGTGCTCTCGGGCAGGTGGCTGACCGCTTCGAGCGCCTCGGCCAGTTGCCGCTGGGTCATGCGCGCAAACGCATCCTCCGGCAACGCATCGGTCTTGAGCACCTCGGCCCGCCGCAGGGCTTCCTCCAGAAAGCTTTTCTCGCCGGTAAACTCGTAGCCCACCAGCAGGCTGTGAATGCTCGAAAGGTACGACTCCATCTCGTGGTTGAGCGGCGGCACGTCGCGCACGTAGCGGGCATGGCGAACGAGTGCCTGTCGCACCCGGGAATCGCCCGTCAGCTGCCAGTAGCGGTAGAGCCCGTGCGAGGCGTACACCTGAGCGTAGCCGTAGCGATCCACCACCAGATTGCCTCCCTGCTCCTCCTGCAGCTGCAGCATGAGCCGCACGCGATCGCGCAGCTCGGCCTCGTACCGGGGGTCTTTGGTGGCGTCCCAGAGTTCGGCCAGGTTCCAGACCGACAGATACAGCCGCCGCCCCCGCAGGTCGTGCTCGCCCCAGATGCGCTTCAGGTAGGTCTCGCCGGTCAGCCGCGCCACATCCAGCCCTCGATGGTAACCGGCCAGGTAATAGGCCGCCAGCCATCCGGGGAGCCACACATGCGCGCTGAGCAGCGCCGTCCAGTGCTGGCGGGCATGACGTCGTCCAATGCCCAGGTACGGCGTGCCCTTCGGCTGCTTTCGATAGCGCCAGTAGTCCAGGGCGCTGTTCGTCTCGCCGTGATAGACCGGATCGGCCGGCCAGTGGACGTTGTCCACGTCCATGGTATGGCGGCTGGCCGCCTCGGCCGTCAGATAGGCCGCGCGGGAGCCCGTCCGCATAAAATGCAGCCACCACATGAAGTCCACGGCCGGCTCGTTGTTGTTCCACATGAACCAGTCGTCCCGGAAGTAATAGGTCAGGCCGTCGCCGAAGTCGAACATGCCGTACCAGGGCTCCCAGTGCTGGTTGAAGCGCCACCAGGCGAACTTATAGGTCAGACCGCGTTCGAATTCCGGAAAGCGTTCAGACGCCGGCGCAAAGCGGCCGTACACCAGACTTCCGGCATACCAGGAAGGATCGGCATGCGCCACGGGTGGATCGAGCACGTAGCCAAGCACCTGCCGCACGGAATCGACAGGTACCGTGGGGCCATGGAAAAACAGCACCAGCTCGGTCGTCTTGGTCAGCCCCTGGGCAAAGTTGCCCAGCATCTCCCCATCGAACTCTTCGGCCGACCAGCGGGCAAACTGCATGGGTTCGACCGTCGGCGGCCACAGATAAGCGGTCAGGCGCGCTGTCGAGCCTTCGAGCGCCTTCGGGTATTCCTCGAAGAAAAAGCGGATGCCCCAGGCGATGCCGCCACGCGGGCCGCGCAGGTCCAGCCACCCCGCCGCACGCGCCACCGAACGGTCCAGACCGCTGAGCTGTGCCGTAAATCCTTCCAGGCGCAGGTCCGGTGTGCTGTTGGGAAGCGGCGGCATGCGCGTAGGGTCCGGTCCGTTCTGCAGCACACGGCACACCGGGGCGGGCGTGCTCTCCTGCAGTTGCTCCGGGCCGCGTTGCCACCAGGGTCCTTCGAAGTAGCCGGTCACGCAGCGCAGTGGCTCGCCCACGTGCGGCACAAGCGCCAGCCCGGCCCCGGCAATCCGGTCGTCCGGCTGCGTCCAGCCCGGATCGCCCCGGAGCTGCTGCTCGTCCAGGATGCTGTCGGACGACGTGGCAATCAGCGCATACTGGCCCGCAAGACGCCGGTGTTTGTCCGGATTGCCCGTATAGGTGATCGTGTGCAGCAGGCGCACGTAGGACTGCCCGGCATAGGCGTGCAGGTAGGTAACGAACGGCGACGGGTTGTTGTCCGGCCGGTGGTAGCGGTATTCGCCTTCGATCTTCAGCACGGCATGGAGCGGTCCGGTCCCCCGTGCCTTCGTGATGCGAAGGATGACCGCCTCGGAGCTGTCCGGTCCCAGATCGTCGAGCAGATCCAGAAACGAGCCGCGCCCTTCGGGGCCCGTGGCGATCCGATCGTCTTCTTCGAAGCCGTCGCCCTCGGCGTCGAGCCAGACTTCTTTCAGAAAACCGCCCGTCCCCTTCGCCACCACGAAGCGCAGCGGACCGGTCGTCACTTCGGCCCCGCCTCCTTTCCGCTGATTGTTGACCACGGTCACGCGCGGCGTAAAAAGCAGCGTGCGTCGGACTTCCGGCCCGTACACCAGCCGGTACTGCGCCTCGCTTCCCGCAAAGAAAAAGACCCAGATCCACTTGAGGCTGCTGTCGGCCGGATCCCAGGTGGTGACCTCGGTCACCTGCGCCGGGACTTCGTGTCCTTCCCGGTCCTCCAAGCGGACATGGTCCGGGCTGTAGAGCGCACCCCGTGGAAAAGGCAACCCCACCAGCACGGGTGCGCCAGGCCGCGGCTCCTCCAGGTGGAGCGTCAGATGCGCTGCGGATTGTGCCTGGGCCAGTTCTCCGGCCCATGCGAATAGCACAAACCAGAACAACCAGCCTGTTACAGAACCGAAAAAGCGAGGCATATCAGCAAGCTCCTGTCATCGTCCGATTCCATCCGGAATGCCCCGGTAGTAGCGGAAGCACTCTACGGCGCGCCCGTCCTGATAGCGGATGCGTCGCCGGATGCGCTGCTCCATTTCCTGAAAGGCTTCCGGCGAAAGGGTCTCGGTGTACTTGTACCAGGCCGAGCTGAACTGGCTGATATACTGCGTGCCCGCCCGCACCTTCCGTTCGACGTAATCGTGGATGTCCACGCACACGTTCTGGTCCTCGGGCTCGTTGTCGAAAAAGAGGTATTCCTGAATCCAGTGGGCCTCCAGGCCGTCGTAGATGAGATGGCTTTCGAACAGGAGCGGCCACTCGGCGGCACGTGCCGCATCGACGGCCAGAAGCGACGCCGCTCGGTGGTCCGACTTGTGCCAGCGCTGCTCGCCCTTGCCCGGATCGAATGCGAACAGCACATCGGGCTTCAGTTTACGGATGTAGTACACGACCCGTCGAATGAGTTCTTCTCGATGGTTGGTCGCATAATATTCGAGCCGTCCATCGTCGTACCCCAGGTTAATGTAGTGATCGGCCGGAATCCCGAGCGCAGCCAGCGCATTGATCTCCTCCTGCTTGCGAATCCGGGCCAGTTGCGTGCGGGAAAGCGTGGTATCCTTGGTGCCCACGTTACCCATCGTCAGCAACAGCACATACACTTCGTTACCCTGCGCGGCCAGCCGGGCCAGCGTCCCGTGCGCATAGGAGTCGTCATCGGGGTGGGCTCCGATGAGCAGGATGGTTTTTCCCTGCCACTGTTCTACGGGCACTTCGGGCTGACTCCAGGCCACCTGGGCACCAAACAGCAGGGCCACCAGGCCCCAACGAGCATAGCGTACCATGTCGACGATCCTCCTCCGGGTTATTCGTGTTCGGGATTCTGCTGAAGCACGCCGTGCGAGACGTCAATTTCACGCTGCGGGATGGGGAAGCACTGTTTGGGCCGGAATCCTTTCGCCTGCATGACGTCCATGGCCCGCCCGAAGCGGAGCAGATCGAACCAGCGGTGGTTTTCGAAAGCCAGCTCGACGCGACGTTCGTGCAGCAGCTTCTCTTCGAAGGTTCCGGGCGTATCCGGTCCGATAGGCGGAAGTCCGGCCCGCTGCCGTACCTGGTTGATCAGGGCGTAGGCCTCCGGGCTTTCACCCAGCGCTTCGGCCAGCATCAACAGCACATCCGCATAGCGAAAGACGATGAAGTTGTTTTCGGCGTCGAAGAGTGCAAAGGGCTGGCTGATGTACTTTTTGATGTACCGCGCCTGTTGTGTTTCGCCGTCGGCATCCACATAGCTGGTATCCATGGAAATCATGAAACGCAGATCTCCTTCCTCATACGCCTGCTGCATGTCGAGCGTCGGGCGGTTGCCCGTCTGTCCACCGGTTGCCGTACTCCAGGGAACGAACTGATCCACGAACGGGCTGCCTTCTCCGAATCCGCCCGCTTTGTACTGCACCTCGAAAATGGACTCGGGATTGTTTTCGTTTTCAGGTCCCCAGAGATCCGCATAATCAGGTACCAGCTGGTAGCCATAGTTGTCGATGATGCGGCGCAGCACGGTAGCGGCACGCCCCCGGTCGCCCACGATCAGATAGACCTTGGCCAGCAGCGTGGCGGCTGCTCCTTTCGTAGCACGCCCTTCCTGTCCCTGCGGATAGCGCACCGGCAACAGTTCTTCGGCGCGTGTCAGGTCTTGCATGAGCTGCGCATAGACCTCGCTGGCCGGCACCTGATTCACCGGCTGGTCGGGCGAGGTCGTTTCGTCGAGGATCAGGGGAATATTGCAGAAGATCTGCGCCAGATAGTAATAAAAGAGCGAGCGCAGGAAGAGAGCTTCCCCTTCATACAGGGCCTTCAGGTCGGCGGGCAGATCGGCCGCAGGCAGACGCGCCAGGATCACGTTGGCGCGGGCCACTCCCCGGTACGAATCGGCCCAGATCGCCAGCGCATAGTCGTTCGTGGGCAACTCATCGAACGTGTCGAGCGCGGCCAGCTGTGCGGCCAACCCGGTCACGTCGTCGCCCGCATCCGTGTTGTCGGAGCGCATCTCGCCGGCGATCCAGTAGCCCATATTGAACGTTCCGCGCTGCTGCAGCGCATCGTAGACCCCGAAGATCGCCTGCTGGAAATCCTCGGGCGTCTGGTAAAAGTCGGCCGCATTCTTCTGCGAGGGAGGCGCCAGCATCGTGAAATCCTCGCCGCAGGCGCTCAGGCCGCCGACCAGCAGTAACAGCGCAACAAAATGAATCGGTCGCATGATTCCTACAGGTTTAATGGCAAGCAGCATTAGAAAGTCAGGCTGACTCCCAGCGTGTAGGTTCGGGCCAGCGGATAGGTACCGTAGTCCAGACCGGGCGTCAACGCACTCTCGGCCCGCATGCTCACCTCCGGGTTGAAGCCCAGATAGTTGGTCCAGGTGAACAGGTTGGTGGCGCTCAGATAAATGCGGGCCTGTGAAAGGTGACGTCCCAGCAACCGCTCCGGCAGCGTGTAGCCCAGCGTCACGCTACGCAGCCGCACGTACGAGCCGTCCTCGACCTGGAAAGTGGAGGGGCGGTTGTTGTTGCCATGCAAATCGCTCTGCCGATCGGCACGCGGCACTTTGCCATTGCCGGGATTTTCTGGCGAACGCCACCGCTCGTTAAAGATGGCATAGCTGTTGAAATTAGCCTCGCCATTTTTCAGGTGGCGGCTGGTCAGGTTGAGAATCTCGTTGCCCTGCACGCCCTGGATAAAAATGGCCAGGTCGAAGTTTTTGTACCCGAACCGGTTGGTGATGCCAAAGGTATAGTCGGGGAAGTAGCTTCCGATGACGGTGCGATCGTCGTTGTCCACGTCGCCATCCCCATCGATGTCCTTGAAGCGAAAGTCACCGGGGCCCGGGTTGGGTGCCAGCCTATCGACCGGGGCCTGCGCAATTTCCTCTTCTGACTGATAGATGCCCTCCACCACGAAACCATAATAGCTACCGATCGGCGCCCCTACCTGGGTGACGTAGCGCAATCCGGCAATGTTGAGCGTATAGATAGGCGCATCATCTGGCCCCAGCGCCAGCACTTTGTTACGGTTCACGCTGAGATTGAAGTCGGTCTCCCAGGTGAACGCCCCCACCAGATTCCGGGACGTGAGGGAAAATTCGAAGCCCCGATTCCGAACCTTGCCGATATTCGTCAGGGCCGACTCGTACCCCAGCGCCGTCGGCACGTTGACGTAGAGCAGCAGGTCTTCGGTGATGCTGTTGTAGAACTCCGCCGTGAAGTAGATCCGATCGGCCAGCAGCCCTACATCCAGGCCGAGGTTGAACTGGCGGGTAGTTTCCCAGGTCAGGTTTTCGTCACCCAGCGTGGCCGGGGCCGCCCCCAGCACTACCTGATTGCCTACCACGTAGTTGGCCTGGTCCAGCAGGCTGATCGACGCATAGTTGGGAATCTGGAAGTTGCCCGTCACCCCGTAGCTGGTCCGCAACTTCAGTTCGCTCAAAAATCCGCGCACCGGCTGCATGAAAGGCTCTTCCTGGATGCGCCAGCCTACCGACACGGACGGAAACACACCGGTCTGGCGATTCCGGCCGAAGCGAGAAGACCGATCCGAGCGAATCGAAGCCGTCAGCAGATAGCGGTCGCGATAGCTGTAGCTGAGGCGCGCCAGCATCGACACCAGCGACCAGGCCTCCTGTACGCCGCTTCCTCCCGTGACCTGCCCGCCGCTGATGGTTTTCACCTTGTCGTCCGGGAAGTTACGGGCTTCCACCTGCGACAGGTCGATCGTCTCCTTCTGGGCCGTGTAGCCGGCCACTGCCGACAGATAGTGCGCGTCGTTCAGGCTCACCTCGTACGAAAGCGTGTGCTCGATGAGCCAGTTCAGGCTCTGCGAAGCGTTGGCCTGACCAAAGGGTTCGCCCGTGCGCGCCGTGCGGTAGAGCAGCGAGTTGGCCCGGTAAAACGTTCGTTGATAATTGTTCAGATCAACCCCGAGATTCACGCGATAGACCAGTCCCGGACGCAGCGTGTAGTCAGCGCTCAGCGTCCCGAAAGTCCGATGGTTGTCCAGCACGTCCGTTACCGCCGCAATGATGGCCAGCGGATTGCTGGCAGATGTCGTGCCTCCACCCAGATACGACTGATTGTCCAGCTGATTGATGGAGCCATCCTCGTTGTATGGCTTGATGACGGGCGAATGCACCATGGCGGAATAGATAATGCCGGGGGGCCGGGCAAAGTACGGCGCATTGGCCGGCAGGCGATTGGTGCGCGTGAAGGCGGTATTGAGATTCAGATTGAGATGCAAGCGCTCGTGCGGATCGGCGTCGAGGTTGACGCGCAGGCTGTAGCGGGTCAGGTCGTTGGTGCCGTCGATCAGGCCTTCCTGCATCAGATAGCTACCCGCCACATAATAGCCCAGCTTATCCACCCCACCCGAGACCGAAAGATGCTGGCTGACGGTCGGGGCCGTGCGAAAGATCAGATCCAGCCAGTCTGTATCCGTGCCGTCCCAGTTCACGTACTTTTCCGGAATCAACACGAAGTCGTCGTTGGGTCGGCCTTCATTGGTCCGCGGATTGGGCGGGTCCTGACCGTATTTTTCGCGATAATTGTTATTGCGCGCATCGATCGTGTATTCGATCAGTTCGCGTGCATTCATCAGATCGGGTTCGCGCGCGACCTCCTGGAGCCCGACGTAGCCATTGTAGCGCACCTGAATGCTTCCATCGCGCTGACCCTTCCGCGTTGTGATCAGAATGACGCCATTGGCTCCCCGCGAACCGTAAATCGCCGCCGCTGACGCATCCTTGAGCACTTCGACCGAAGCGATGTCGTCCGGATTCAGGCCAGCCAGTGGATTGATGGGGGGTGGCTGATAGAGTTCGTCGCGCAGCGCGATCGATCCCTGCAGGGCGGGATTGCTCGAGACCGGAAAACCATCGATCACGTAAAGCGGATCGTTGCCGGCCGTAATGGATCGCGTCCCACGGATGCGAACGGTCGGAGCGGCGCCGGGCTCTCCACTGGTTTCCTGAATCTGCACCCCCGGCAGGCGTCCCAGAATCGCATTCTCAAAGCTGAACGTCGGGAGCTCGGCCACCTCCTCCATCTGGAGCGAAGTAACCGAACCGGTCACACGCACACGTTGCTGGGTGCCATAGCCGATCACGACAATTTCTTCCAGTTCCTCCACCGCCGGAAGAAGCCGCACATCGATACGCGTCCGTCCGTCGATGGGCACTTCCGCGCTCCGGTAACCCACGAACGAAAAGACCAGCGTGTCCTCAGGTGAAGGCGCTTCCAGCGCATAGTAGCCGTCCAGATCGGTCGTCGTCCCGATCATGGTTCCCTTGACCACCACGTTGACGCCGGGAAGCGGGTCGTCCGTTTCCGCATCGAGCACCTGTCCCTGCACGGCGTGCTGAGGAGCCGGCGCCTTTTCCGGAGCCCGGGGCGTCGGAACCAGCACCAGTTGTCCGCTGGGCGAAGCCCACACCGTCAGGTTCGTCCCGACCAGCAGGCTGTCCAGCGCCACCTCCAGCGGTACCGCCTGCAGCGAAACCCGGACCTGACGATCCGGCACCTGTGCCGAATCGTAAGTCAGACGCCCGCCCACCTGCGCCACCAGACGCGCCAGCGCCTGCCGCAGCGACAGATTCTGTGCCTCGAGCGAAACCAGCCGCTCGTTGATTTTCTCGACGCTGTCACTGTACGCGTACCAGTGCAGCGGCGCGAAATGCCTCACCGGCTGCGGACGCTCGGCCGCTACCGTAGTCTGAACGGCCAGCACGCCGATCAAAAACAGACCTCGTAGCATCTCCTTCATGGTTTACTCTGGTTGGGTCGGTTGAAAGATGATCGAATCTCCCCGGGCAAGTGGCCGCAGGTGAAGCGCCAGCCCTATTGCCTCGGCTATTTCCGCAATGGGTTGCCTGAGCTGAAAACTCGCGGTTAGATGGGCCTGTCGATGCGTGGGCGGAAAAACGAAGTGTACGCCGAACCAGCGTAATAGCTGGCGCTGCACCTCCTCGAGCGAGGCCGTCTGAAACACCAGCGTCCCCTGCATCCAGGAGAAATACGCGCGCAAATCCTGGTCGGACAGACGAAGAACCCGCAGCCGCGATTGCTGCGCATCGTATCGCCCAAGCATACCCGCCGCAACCACCAGCGAGTCGGCCCTTGCAGCCGCCTGCATCGCTACCAATCCTTCCTCGACCACTACCTGCACCAACGCCTCCGGATGATCGGCGCGGACCAGAAATCGGGTGCCAATATCCCGAATGGTTACCGGCCCGGCCAGCAGACGCACGCCGGACGCCTCGGCCACTTCCACGTAAACTTCCCCCCGCACCCGCAACGTGCGATGCTGCATATACGGTTGTTGCACCTCTACCTGACTTTCGGGCGCCATCCAGATCCGCGTGCCGTCCGCCAGCCGCAGAATCTTCTGCTCGCCGGTGGTCGTCCGCCATGAATCCCAGGTAACCACTTCGGCGACCCGGGACGGCGCGGGCGAGGTCATCCGCCAGAGCAACACCCCCAGCGGAATCAGCAACAGCACCAGTACCAGCGCAACACGCACTCCATAAGGAAGCTTGCGACGCCGCGACCTGCGTGGTGGCCGCCCCGTCCCTGCTGCACGCACCTGACGTGCGACTTGCAGCCAGGCAGCTTCGGCATCCCAGGCCCCTGGCCGAGCAGGCGGCGTCCGCCAGATCACCTCCAGACGCTTCAGCAGGGCACGATGCGCAGGGTCGGCCGCACACCAGGCCTCCACACGCGCGCGCTCTTCTGGCGTAGTCGTTCCCTCCAGGTAACGGGCCAGCAGTGTCCAGTCAGGCTGTTGCATAAAAATCCAAGCTTTCAACAATTCTATATGGAATACAGATGAACCTGCGCCTACCCTGACAGCCGTTCAAAAAAAAAAGCAGGCCCCCGCCTGGGGACCTGCTTTTCTGATCCGGATAATTCGCGCGGCGGACTACGCCTCGACGCGCTCGGGCTGGCTGCGCAGGAAGTCGCGGAGCACGTAGTGGAGGATACCACCGTGCCGGTAGTATTCCACCTCAACGGGCGTGTCGAGCCGCACCAGTACCTCGAAGGTCACCTTCGAGCCGTCGGCCTTCGTGGCCGTGACGGTCAGCGTCTGGCGCGGTTTGACGTCATTGGTCACCGGAATGTCGTAGACTTCCGAGCCGTCCAGCCCCAGCGACTCGGCGTTTTCGCCTTCCCTGAACTGGAGCGGAAGCACACCCATGCCGATCAGGTTCGAGCGGTGGATGCGCTCGAAGCTCTCGGCCAGTACGGCCCGCACACCGAGCAGCGCCGTTCCCTTGGCGGCCCAGTCGCGGCTGGAGCCCATGCCGTAATCCTTGCCGCCGATGACGATCAGCGGGATACCCTGCTCCTTGTAGCGCATGGCGGCATCGTAGATCGGCATGATCTCGCCGGTCGGGAAGTAGCGCGTGATGCCGCCCTCGGTGCCCGGCACGAGCAGGTTCTTGAAGCGGATGTTCGCGAACGTGCCGCGCATCATCACCTCGTGGTTGCCGCGCCGCGAACCGTACGAGTTGAAGTCGATGGGCTTGACGCCTCGTTCGATCAGATAGCGGCCGGCCGGGCTGTCGGGCGGAATGGAACCGGCCGGCGAGATGTGGTCGGTCGTGGTCGAATCGCCGGCCCGCACCAGCACACGCGCCCCCAGAATCGGCTGGATTTCCGGCACGTCGGGCGTCAGGTTCTCGAAGAACGGCGGCTCCTGGATGTAGGTCGAGTTCGGATCCCACTCGTAGAGCGCGCCGCCTGAGACCCGGATCTGATTCCACATCTCGTTCGAGGTTTCGATGCCCTCGTATTCCTTCCGGAACATCTCGGGCTTGATGGCCTCGTTGATCAGATCCAGGATCTCCCGGCTGCTGGGCCAGATGTCTTTCAGGTACACATCGTTGCCGTCGGCATCTTTGCCCAGCGGCTCGTTCATCAAGTCGATGTTCACGGTGCCAGCCAGCGCATAGGCGATCACCAGCGGCGGCGAGGCCAGGAAGTTCGCCTGCACGAGCGGGTGAATGCGCCCTTCAAAGTTCCGGTTGCCCGAAAGCACGCCGGCCACCACCAGATTACCTTCTTTGATCGCCCGGGCCACCGGCTCGGGAAGCGGCCCCGAGTTGCCGATGCAGGTCGTGCAGCCGTAGCCGACCACGTCAAAGCCCAGCTTTTCGAGGTAGGGCAACAGCCCCGACTCGATCAGGTAGTCGGTCACCACCTTGGAGCCGGGTGCCAGGCTGGTCTTGACGTAAGGCGGCACCTTCAATCCTTTTTCGACGGCCTTCTTCGCCAGCAGACCGGCCCCCAGCATCACCGAGGGGTTGCTCGTGTTCGTGCAGCTCGTGATGGCCGCGATCACCACGTCACCATGGCGGAGCTGCACTTCGTTCCCCTGCTCGTCCCGGTAGGTGGCCGTCTGCTCGAATTCTTCCGGCTTGCGGCCGAAGCCTTTGGGTCCGACCGGCGCCGTGAAGGCCGTCCGGAAGGCCTGCTTGAGCGCAGGCACGTCGATGCGGTCCTGCGGCCGCTTCGGGCCGGCCACACTGGGCACCACGGTGCCCAGGTCCAGCTCGATGACGTCCAGGAATTCCGGATCGGGCGTTTCGTCCGTGCGGAACAGCCCCTGCTCTTTTGTATAGCGCTCGACCAGGTCGATCAGCTCCTGCGGGCGGCCGGTGCGCCGCAGGTAATCGAGCGTTTCCTGGTCGACCGGGAAGAAGCCCATTGTGGCACCGTACTCGGGCGCCATGTTGGCGATCGTGGCGCGGTCGGGTACCGAAAGCTTACTCAGGCCCGGCCCGAAGAATTCCACGAAGCGGCCCACGACGCCGTACTGACGCAGGATCTGCGTGACGGTCAGCACCAGGTCGGTGGCCGTGGCGCCTTCGGGGAGCTCGCCGGTGAGCCGGAAGCCGATCACCTCCGGCATGAGCATGTAGATGGGCTGGCCCAGCATGACCGCCTCGGCCTCGATACCGCCGACGCCCCAGCCCAGCACGCCCAG contains these protein-coding regions:
- a CDS encoding RagB/SusD family nutrient uptake outer membrane protein, whose translation is MRPIHFVALLLLVGGLSACGEDFTMLAPPSQKNAADFYQTPEDFQQAIFGVYDALQQRGTFNMGYWIAGEMRSDNTDAGDDVTGLAAQLAALDTFDELPTNDYALAIWADSYRGVARANVILARLPAADLPADLKALYEGEALFLRSLFYYYLAQIFCNIPLILDETTSPDQPVNQVPASEVYAQLMQDLTRAEELLPVRYPQGQEGRATKGAAATLLAKVYLIVGDRGRAATVLRRIIDNYGYQLVPDYADLWGPENENNPESIFEVQYKAGGFGEGSPFVDQFVPWSTATGGQTGNRPTLDMQQAYEEGDLRFMISMDTSYVDADGETQQARYIKKYISQPFALFDAENNFIVFRYADVLLMLAEALGESPEAYALINQVRQRAGLPPIGPDTPGTFEEKLLHERRVELAFENHRWFDLLRFGRAMDVMQAKGFRPKQCFPIPQREIDVSHGVLQQNPEHE
- a CDS encoding SusC/RagA family TonB-linked outer membrane protein, with translation MKEMLRGLFLIGVLAVQTTVAAERPQPVRHFAPLHWYAYSDSVEKINERLVSLEAQNLSLRQALARLVAQVGGRLTYDSAQVPDRQVRVSLQAVPLEVALDSLLVGTNLTVWASPSGQLVLVPTPRAPEKAPAPQHAVQGQVLDAETDDPLPGVNVVVKGTMIGTTTDLDGYYALEAPSPEDTLVFSFVGYRSAEVPIDGRTRIDVRLLPAVEELEEIVVIGYGTQQRVRVTGSVTSLQMEEVAELPTFSFENAILGRLPGVQIQETSGEPGAAPTVRIRGTRSITAGNDPLYVIDGFPVSSNPALQGSIALRDELYQPPPINPLAGLNPDDIASVEVLKDASAAAIYGSRGANGVILITTRKGQRDGSIQVRYNGYVGLQEVAREPDLMNARELIEYTIDARNNNYREKYGQDPPNPRTNEGRPNDDFVLIPEKYVNWDGTDTDWLDLIFRTAPTVSQHLSVSGGVDKLGYYVAGSYLMQEGLIDGTNDLTRYSLRVNLDADPHERLHLNLNLNTAFTRTNRLPANAPYFARPPGIIYSAMVHSPVIKPYNEDGSINQLDNQSYLGGGTTSASNPLAIIAAVTDVLDNHRTFGTLSADYTLRPGLVYRVNLGVDLNNYQRTFYRANSLLYRTARTGEPFGQANASQSLNWLIEHTLSYEVSLNDAHYLSAVAGYTAQKETIDLSQVEARNFPDDKVKTISGGQVTGGSGVQEAWSLVSMLARLSYSYRDRYLLTASIRSDRSSRFGRNRQTGVFPSVSVGWRIQEEPFMQPVRGFLSELKLRTSYGVTGNFQIPNYASISLLDQANYVVGNQVVLGAAPATLGDENLTWETTRQFNLGLDVGLLADRIYFTAEFYNSITEDLLLYVNVPTALGYESALTNIGKVRNRGFEFSLTSRNLVGAFTWETDFNLSVNRNKVLALGPDDAPIYTLNIAGLRYVTQVGAPIGSYYGFVVEGIYQSEEEIAQAPVDRLAPNPGPGDFRFKDIDGDGDVDNDDRTVIGSYFPDYTFGITNRFGYKNFDLAIFIQGVQGNEILNLTSRHLKNGEANFNSYAIFNERWRSPENPGNGKVPRADRQSDLHGNNNRPSTFQVEDGSYVRLRSVTLGYTLPERLLGRHLSQARIYLSATNLFTWTNYLGFNPEVSMRAESALTPGLDYGTYPLARTYTLGVSLTF
- a CDS encoding PIG-L deacetylase family protein, which gives rise to MVRYARWGLVALLFGAQVAWSQPEVPVEQWQGKTILLIGAHPDDDSYAHGTLARLAAQGNEVYVLLLTMGNVGTKDTTLSRTQLARIRKQEEINALAALGIPADHYINLGYDDGRLEYYATNHREELIRRVVYYIRKLKPDVLFAFDPGKGEQRWHKSDHRAASLLAVDAARAAEWPLLFESHLIYDGLEAHWIQEYLFFDNEPEDQNVCVDIHDYVERKVRAGTQYISQFSSAWYKYTETLSPEAFQEMEQRIRRRIRYQDGRAVECFRYYRGIPDGIGR
- a CDS encoding SLC13 family permease, with the translated sequence MTRRQRLGLVLGPLFFLSFWLGPKPAALSPEAWHAGAVSLWMAVWWITEALPIPATALLPIVLFPVLGVRSIGEATAPYAHPIIFLFMGGFLLAQAMQRWRLHRRLALHIIRRIGTRPARLVLGFLLAGAFLSLWVSNTATALMMLPIALSVLELLEERGAVQPTLRTFEAALVLSIAYGCNIGGMGTLIGTPPNALLAGFLSETYGYELSFAAWLPLGLPIVAIGLFLTYLLLIFVLFPEGRRLRVEARGLIQAELSALGPVQPAERRVAWVFAVTALLWIVRPLLSRWVPGLSDAGIAIGAALMLFLLPAGQGRRLLDWESARHLPWGILLLFGGGLSMADAITDTGLARWIGQQVGGLAGWPPLLIVLLATGTIVFLTEITSNTAVAAAFLPVLASAAVGLGQNPLLLAIPATLGASCAFMLPVATPPNAVVYSTGRITMAEMARAGFWLNLLFIVLLTALAFLLLPFTLGVEVGRLPTWAQP